In a single window of the Coffea eugenioides isolate CCC68of chromosome 3, Ceug_1.0, whole genome shotgun sequence genome:
- the LOC113766741 gene encoding uncharacterized protein LOC113766741, with the protein MLAVFSVAHYGGSGGGGGGGGDGGGGSGCGIGGGGSGSGRRKRRGNIHAVEEEVVVAEVLTVVVVAEMVEAMVGEVGVVVVVVAAAVMEEEEVVVVEGVKEKVGDGEVEVEVEEEETKVGVGDGDVVEIILHQVNEP; encoded by the exons ATGCTGGCAGTTTTCAGT GTTGCGCACTATGGAGGTAGTGGAGGAGGAGGGGGTGGCGGCGGCGATGGTGGCGGTGGCAGTGGATGTGGAATTGGAGGCGGTGGAAGTGGTAGTGGAAGGAGGAAAAGGAGAGGAAACATACATGCGGTAGAAGAAGAGGTAGTGGTGGCGGAGGTGCTGACAGTGGTGGTGGTGGCTGAAATGGTGGAGGCCATGGTTGGGGAAGTGGGAGTGGTGGTAGTGGTGGTGGCGGCGGCGGtaatggaggaggaggaggtagTGGTGGTGGAGGGGGTGAAGGAGAAGGTTGGGGATGGggaggtggaggtggaggtggaggaGGAAGAAACCAAGGTGGGTGTTGGGGATGGGGATGTGGTGGAAATCATCCTCCACCAAGTAAATGAGCCCTAA
- the LOC113766742 gene encoding ATP-dependent zinc metalloprotease FTSH, chloroplastic-like, whose product MASSTASNFLGTQIFLSPPTPKTTKSLPRKFLVPQSILGGKKSNSISQSLKDIPSKATLAALLFSSINPRALAVDNTAPPTLPPVIQAEAPQPSPSNPSPFSQNLILNASQPQAQPSTDLPEGSQWRYSEFLNAVKKGKVERVRFGKDGSALQLTAVDGRRATVIVPNDPDLIDILAMNGVDISVSEGDSGNGLFNFIGNLLFPFLAFAGLFFLFRRAQGGPGGPGGLGGPMDFGRSKSKFQEVPETGVDDFHSHFPNHRLLHFHHRLLPHPKTIDGII is encoded by the coding sequence ATGGCTTCTTCCACAGCCTCCAACTTCTTGGGTACTCAAATCTTCCTCTCACCTCCgaccccaaaaacaactaaatCTTTGCCCAGAAAATTTCTAGTTCCCCAATCAATCCTTGGAGGGAAAAAATCCAATAGTATTTCACAATCCTTGAAGGATATTCCATCAAAAGCCACACTAGCTGCTCTactattttcctcaatcaacccaCGAGCTTTAGCCGTGGATAACACTGCCCCGCCAACTCTGCCTCCGGTAATTCAAGCCGAAGCCCCACAACCCAGTCCTTCAAACCCATCTCCCTTTTCCCAAAATCTGATCTTGAATGCCTCACAGCCCCAAGCTCAGCCCTCTACTGACCTCCCAGAGGGGTCCCAGTGGCGGTACAGTGAATTCTTGAATGCTGTCAAGAAGGGTAAAGTGGAGAGGGTAAGGTTCGGCAAAGACGGTAGTGCCCTTCAGCTCACCGCCGTGGATGGCCGCAGAGCTACTGTAATTGTGCCTAATGACCCCGACTTGATTGACATTTTGGCAATGAACGGAGTTGACATTTCAGTTTCTGAGGGTGATTCTGGCAATGGTCTGTttaattttattgggaatttgcTTTTCCCATTTCTCGCTTTTGCTGGCTTGTTCTTCCTTTTCCGGCGGGCTCAGGGAGGACCCGGTGGGCCTGGTGGTCTCGGCGGGCCTATGGATTTCGGCAGGTCCAAGTCAAAGTTTCAGGAGGTTCCTGAGACTGGTGTTGACGATTTCCACTCCCATTTCCCCAACCACCGCCTCCTCCATTTCCACCACCGCCTCCTCCCCCACCCCAAAACAATAGATGGGATTATCTGA